From the Capnocytophaga sp. oral taxon 878 genome, the window GGGGGTGCTCAATGAGTGTATGAACCGCGATATTCAGGTGTGGACTATCAAAGATAATTATCGCTTGGGGAGCGATATCAATAGCAAAGTGTTGGCATTTGCTTTTGGACTTTCTGCTGAGATTGAACGTAACCTTATCAGTCAGCGTACCAAAGAGGCATTAGCACGCAAGAAAGCTGAAGGAGTAGTTCTCGGTCGCCCTAAAGGTAGTAAGTCCGCTAAAACAAAACTGACAGGGCAAGAAAAGAAAATTAAGGAGCTTTTAGAGAAAAAAGTATCGTATTCGGCTATTGGGCGTATTCTTGGGGTGCATAGGCTTACAGTAAGTGCTTTTGTAAAAGAACGATTATAAGTTTATTATCTGATTTTATTAGGCTTTCCAACTTTTTTATAATACATTTGTAGCACTTTTTTAATATTTACAGAAATATGAAACGCATCTTAATTATCTTTTTTGCGCTATCACTTACTCAAGTAAGCCAAGCACAAACTCAAAAATATTCAACCTTTTATATGCAGCGTGCTAGTTTATTTAGCAAACTGCCTATCACCCCTAAAGATATTGTCTTTATTGGCAATAGTATTACCAATGGTGCCGAGTGGGCTGAACTCTTTCCTCAAAAACACGTAAAAAACAGAGGTATTAGCGGCGATACTTCCGAAGGTGTCTACGACCGATTAGACCCCGTTGTTAAAGGTAAGCCCGCTAAAATATTCATTCTCATCGGTATTAACGATATTTCTCGCGGAATAAAAGTAGAAAATATTGTAATGAATATGAGGCGAATTGTTGAAAAAATACAAACCGAATCGCCCAAAACAAAAATTTATATTCAAACAATCCCGATTTCGAAATGTTTAAAGGGCATATGAAACCCCAGCTTATTCAAGAAATTAACCTACACTACCAAAACATAGCCCAAGAGTATAAAGTAAAATACATCGATATATATTCTCATTTCCTTGAAAAAGGAACCAATAAAATGAATAAAATCTATACCAATGACGGATTGCATTTGCTGGGCGAAGGATATTTATTGTGGAGCGAAATTATAAAACCATACCTTTAAATAGCCACCCTAAAAAACTTTTTTTAGCCTTCCCTTTCTACTTTTCAGTTTTTTTTCTATCTTTGCACTCTCAAATCACTATCACTTATTGTTAATTGCTAATTCTTAATTGTTAATTCGCTCAATGGCTAATATCGACACTTTTAAACAAACTATGCACAGCGGCTATACCTTCAAAGGAGATTACATCACCCTTGGAGGAGCTGTATATGAAGGACAACCTCTTGATAAAGTGTATGTTAATATACCTCTCAAAACCCTAAACCGCCACGGACTCATAGCAGGGGCTACAGGTACAGGTAAAACCAAATCACTACAAGTAATGGCAGAACACCTCTCCAAAAAAGGAGTACCCGTACTGCTAATGGACCTTAAAGGCGACCTTAGTGGTATTGGTATGAGTGGTGAGGTAAAACCCTTTATACTCGAACGATTAGGCAAAATGGGGCTCGATTTTCAGCCTCAAGCTTTCCCTACCGAGCTGCTTAGTATCTCTAAGCAAAAAGGTATCCGTATGAGAGCTACAATTTCCGAATTTGGCTCAGTACTCCTTTCACGCATCTTAGAATTAAGCGATGTACAGGAAGGCGTATTAGCAGTAGTATTTAAATACTGTGACGACCATTCTCTACCGTTATTAGACCTAAAAGACCTAAAAAAAATACTACAATACGCTACCGAAGAAGGTAAAGCAAGTTTTGATAAAGAATACGGAACAATCTCCAAATCATCCACTAGTGCTATCCTGCGAAAGCTGGTCGAAATAGAGCACCAAGGCGGCGATTTGTTTTTTGGCGAACGCAGTTTTGATCCACAAGACCTCTTGCGTACCAATGCAGCAGGTGAAGGGTATGTGAACATCATCCGCCTTACCGATATTCAAGACCGCCCTAAGCTGTTCTCTACCTTTATGCTCAGTTTGTTAGCTGAAATCTACACTACTTTCCCCGAAGTAGGTGATTTAGCAAAACCTAAATTAGTAATTTTTATTGATGAGGCGCATCTTATATTCAATGAGGCTTCCAAGCCACTACTTAACCAGTTAGAGAATATCGTAAAGCTAATACGTTCTAAAGGCGTAGGACTCATTTTCTGTACCCAAAACCCTACCGATATACCCGATGCAGTACTCTCTCAATTAGGTTTAAAAGTACAACACGCCATTCGTGCTTTTACAGCCAAAGACCGTAAAGCTATTAAGCTCACTGCCGAGAATTACCCTACTTCCGAATTTTATGATATTACCGAAACACTTACCTCTTTAGGTACAGGTGAAGCACTCATCACTGCTCTTAATGAAAAGGGTATCCCTACACCCTTAGTATCTACAATGATGCGCGCCCCTATGAGTAGGATGGATGTATTATCAGATGAGGAAATTAATCTCTTAGTAGATAAGTCTGAATTGGTGACAAAATATAATGAAGTAATAGATCGTGAAAGTGCTTACGAAATACTAAACAAAAAAATAGAAGAAGTACACCAAGAAGAAGAAAAACAGAAAGAGGAAACAAAGGCTGCCGAAAAAGCTCCTGCCACAAAAAGCACAAAACGCACTACACAAAACCCTTTAGTAAAGATGGTTACTAGTGCTACATTTATGCGTGGCGTATTAGGAATATTAAAAAAAATTATTAAATAATGAAAAAGTACATTATCACTGCC encodes:
- a CDS encoding master DNA invertase Mpi family serine-type recombinase, which produces MIYGYIRVSTDRQTVENQRFEINQFCEKQQLVVNKWIEETISGTKEVQERQLGKLLKKMKKGDVLICSELSRLGRNLLMIMGVLNECMNRDIQVWTIKDNYRLGSDINSKVLAFAFGLSAEIERNLISQRTKEALARKKAEGVVLGRPKGSKSAKTKLTGQEKKIKELLEKKVSYSAIGRILGVHRLTVSAFVKERL
- a CDS encoding GDSL-type esterase/lipase family protein, yielding MKRILIIFFALSLTQVSQAQTQKYSTFYMQRASLFSKLPITPKDIVFIGNSITNGAEWAELFPQKHVKNRGISGDTSEGVYDRLDPVVKGKPAKIFILIGINDISRGIKVENIVMNMRRIVEKIQTESPKTKIYIQTIPISKCLKGI
- a CDS encoding SGNH/GDSL hydrolase family protein: MKPQLIQEINLHYQNIAQEYKVKYIDIYSHFLEKGTNKMNKIYTNDGLHLLGEGYLLWSEIIKPYL
- a CDS encoding helicase HerA-like domain-containing protein, giving the protein MANIDTFKQTMHSGYTFKGDYITLGGAVYEGQPLDKVYVNIPLKTLNRHGLIAGATGTGKTKSLQVMAEHLSKKGVPVLLMDLKGDLSGIGMSGEVKPFILERLGKMGLDFQPQAFPTELLSISKQKGIRMRATISEFGSVLLSRILELSDVQEGVLAVVFKYCDDHSLPLLDLKDLKKILQYATEEGKASFDKEYGTISKSSTSAILRKLVEIEHQGGDLFFGERSFDPQDLLRTNAAGEGYVNIIRLTDIQDRPKLFSTFMLSLLAEIYTTFPEVGDLAKPKLVIFIDEAHLIFNEASKPLLNQLENIVKLIRSKGVGLIFCTQNPTDIPDAVLSQLGLKVQHAIRAFTAKDRKAIKLTAENYPTSEFYDITETLTSLGTGEALITALNEKGIPTPLVSTMMRAPMSRMDVLSDEEINLLVDKSELVTKYNEVIDRESAYEILNKKIEEVHQEEEKQKEETKAAEKAPATKSTKRTTQNPLVKMVTSATFMRGVLGILKKIIK